The segment CCGGCGCGATGTGCGGCGGTGTCTTCAACGGATCCGCCGGGAAGAAGTTGTTGGCTTCCAGGAAATAGCCGCCCACCTCCGGGAAGAAGAAGATCACGGCCGAGAAGATGATCAGGAAGCCGGCCACGCCCAGCAGGTCATGCACCGAGTAGTACGGGTGGAACGGGATGCCATCGAGCGGAATGCCGTTTTCATCCTTCTTCGCCTTGATTTCCACGCCGTCCGGGTTGTTCGAGCCCACTTCGTGCAGCGCGATGATGTGCGCCACCACCAGGCCCAGCAGCACCAGCGGCACCGCGATCACGTGGAAGGAGAAGAATCGGTTCAGCGTGGCATCGCTCACCACGTAGTCACCGCGGATGAACAGCGACAGGTCCTGGCCGATCACCGGAATCGCCGAGAACAGGTTCACGATCACCTGCGCGCCCCAATAGGACATCTGGCCCCAGGGCAGCAGGTAGCCCATGAACGCTTCGGCCATCAGGCACAGGAAGATCAGGCAGCCGAAGATCCAGACCAGTTCGCGCGGCTTTCGGTACGAACCGTACAGCAGCCCCCGGAACATGTGCAGGTACACCACGACGAAGAACGCCGAAGCGCCGGTGGAGTGCATGTAGCGGATCAGCCAGCCCCATGGCACTTCGCGCATGATGAATTCCACGCTGGCGAATGCCACTGGAATGCCAGCCGCGTTCAGCGTGCCGTCCGGCTTGTAGTTCATCACCAGGAAGATGCCGGTGACGATCTGGATCACCAGCACCAGCAGTGCGAGCGAACCAAAGAAGTACCAGAAGTTGAAGTTCTTCGGCGCGTAGTACTTGGAGAGGTGGTCTTCCCAAAGTTGGGTGGCTGGGAAGCGGGCGTCGATCCAACCCAGCAGCCCGGTAGTCTTGACTTCTTTTTCGGCCGCCATGATCAGGCTTCTCCTTTCTCGTCCTTGCCGATCACGAGCTTGGTGTCGGTCAGGAACTGGTACGGGGGTACGTCAAGGTTCTGCGGGGCCGGTTTGTTCTTGAACACGCGGCCAGCCAGG is part of the Cupriavidus metallidurans CH34 genome and harbors:
- a CDS encoding cytochrome b, with the translated sequence MAAEKEVKTTGLLGWIDARFPATQLWEDHLSKYYAPKNFNFWYFFGSLALLVLVIQIVTGIFLVMNYKPDGTLNAAGIPVAFASVEFIMREVPWGWLIRYMHSTGASAFFVVVYLHMFRGLLYGSYRKPRELVWIFGCLIFLCLMAEAFMGYLLPWGQMSYWGAQVIVNLFSAIPVIGQDLSLFIRGDYVVSDATLNRFFSFHVIAVPLVLLGLVVAHIIALHEVGSNNPDGVEIKAKKDENGIPLDGIPFHPYYSVHDLLGVAGFLIIFSAVIFFFPEVGGYFLEANNFFPADPLKTPPHIAPVWYFTPFYSMLRATTANFLPILWAFFAIVLGMVFLRTKDARIKMGSVAILVILAVGFYFIDAKFWGVLVMGGSVIVLFFMPWLDCSPVKSIRYRPAFHKTILVVFVVVFLILGYLGVQPPSPVGEKVSQLGTLLYFAFFLTMPLWSRAGTFKPVPERVTFHPH